Within the Spirochaetota bacterium genome, the region CACGAAGGGCGACTATAACGTCGCGGAAATCGCGCTTAAAAACGGGGGTGGCGGGCACAAGAACGCCGCGGGGTACAAATCGACCCTCTCTCTGGAAGACACCCGGCAAAAGGTCCTGGGCGAAGTCGGGGCATTTTTCGAAAGCGGCAGCCCTGCTGCTCCCCGCTCATGAAAGCAGGTCCAGGAGTGACCTTATATCCCCGGGAGCGATACTACCTATAGCCTTCCCGATTTTCTCGATAGAATCCTTTCTCCCAAAACTGATCCTCGCTTCCACGCTGCCGCCCTCGAGCCTTGACGGCAGCACAAGGCTGACCCCGCGGTCCCTGTAGCGCTCACGGATGGAGTCGGCGGCCGCGATTATTCCGGAATATTCCGGGTAGCGGATTCGAAAAAGCGCCTCGTGAAGCCTCTCTTCTTCCGCGTGGGGATCCGCGCCCGGCCGGGGAAGTATGCCGGCGATCTCCTCGATCGAACCCTTTTTTCGGTAGATATCCAGCATCAATTCGAGCGCGTCGCGAAAGATATTCAGGCGCAGATAATACTCCTCCACCCATTGTGCGATAAGCCCGATTCCCTCCGCAGGAAGCCGCATGAGCGACTTGAGCGGCTTGAAGCCGATGTCCCGCTGATCGATGTAGCGCAGCAGTTCACCCGGAAGCGCGCGCACGCCGGATATGAACGCATGGTCCCGGTAAATTTCATCCGGGATCCCCAGTCCGCGGATCGCAGTATGTCCAAGCTCGATCTCATCGGCTCCCAACGAGCGCGCGATCTGGACGCTGCGCAGCTTTCCCGCGGGACCGAGCGCGCCGCGGTACGCCTTCAGGAGCGCATGTTTCATGAAAATTCGCGGCGATATCGTTTGACATACCGTGCATTCGGCCGCGTGCGTGCCAACGGCGCGAGCGGCTTCAAGCCGGTTATGTCCGCTGATGATGACATAGTCGTTTCCCGTCGCCAGGAGCGTGGGCGGGCAGAGTATGCCGAACATCTCCACGGAGCGCGCAAGCGCATCCTCGCGATGGATCCTGCCAATCCTGAATCTCGAATCCGAAAAATCGATCCGGTCCAGCGGAATGGACTCTGTCGGTCCCGTTCCCGGATCGATCATGACTAGATGATCCCCTTCAGGTGTACGCCAAGTTCCTCGGGGAATATCACATTCACCTTGGGGAGCTTGTCGAGGTTCGCCTTGGCGGGTTCGGTAAGATCTGATGCAGTGACGAGAAGCCCCTTCTTCGCCTTGGCGTCATTGATCGCCTGCGCAAAATTCCTGAGCGGTATCTCCCCCACCATCGTTTTGGTCCATCGCCTCACCCACACCAGGGTTTTGTCCTTGGTGGCCGCGTCGTACGCCATGAAATCCACCCCGTCCGCTTCACGGTACGTCTGAAGTATCTGGTCAACCTTATAGCCCATCTTCCCCACCACCCTGTTTGCGATAATTCTGAAATTTTCGCTGTCGAGCTGGCAGAATTTATCGATGAGCTCCATCGTATCACCGTCCGCGGCAAGGGGCGTTCCCTCTCCCTCCCGCGTCCGCGCGATGCGTGCCGTTACCATGATGTTTTTCAAATCGAGCTTGCGCTCGCTTTTCAGTCCGCAGATATCCCAGAGGAAGGTCGCCGGAAACGGGTTCTGTATCCATTCGTCGATATTGTCCATTATCGAGATTTCAAAATCGTCTCTCAGGCTCTTGAGGTCAATATCGATCTCCCGGCGAAGCTGGGTGACGAGACGATAGATATCGTTGTACGTTTTATCGATGCGGTACAGTTCGTTCCAGTACTCAAGCGCCTGCGTGGACCGTTCGGACCTGAGATTTGCATAGCCGATATCGAACAATGCCAGCATGAGCTCGTTCTGCATATCGTTTTCCCTCGTAAAATCGACGACCTCCTGGAAGACTTTCAGCGCCTCCTCGTTCTTTTTCGCCTGGAGCAGAAGAAACGCATGCAGGCGAAGTGCGAGGTACTTTACCGAGGCATCCGGGGTCCGGTCCCTGAGCGCGATCGCGTAGGGAATGGCCTGCTTGAAGTCCCGTTTCTTCTGGTTGGCAAACGCCATCGCGAGATTCGCCGCGTCCGAATAGGGATTGATCGAAACCGCAAGCTTGAAATTGTTGATGGCCTCGTTCAGCTTCTGGTTCTGGTAACTACATATGCCCGCCCCGAAAAAAACCTCGAAATCGTTCTTGTTCACCTTTACCAGTCGCTCGAAATGCTTTTGCGCGAAATCGAACTCCTCCTGCCCCAGTGAAATGAAGGCGGCGTGGTAAAGCGCGTCCGGGTCCCCGGGGTAAACGCTCAGGATATCCAGGTATGTCTGAAACGCCTTTTCTACATCGTCCCTGCGGTAATAGGAGTCGGCGAGCTTTTTCTCGATGTCGAGCCGGTCAATCTCGTAATTGTACTTGTTGATTTCGATCACCCGTTCGAGATGCAGGATGGCCTGGTCGATTTCATTCAGTTGAAGATACAGGTTGGCAAGCCGGTAATGGGCCATGAAATCCTTAGGACGCTGATCGAGGACCTTTTTATACTCAATGATCGCTTCATATACCATGTTCTGCTTTTCATAGGCGGCCGCGCGAAAAGAGGGATCAAGTTTGGGCTTGATATACATCAGGTACAGCACCACGCCGCCTATTATGATTGTCGCCGCTACAAGAAATGTCACCATGCTTATGCCCGCTGCCCTGGTGGACTATCGTGTAAACCGTACAACGGAAGGCCAGCCATTAATAATATAAGAATTCCCAACCTCTTTTTTAAGTATAAAATCGCTTTCAATTTTTATTTTAGCCTTGAAGGGAAGGTTTATAACTATTTCAGGCGGTACGAATTTGGGGAGGTCCGTAAAATGATATTGAACCTCGTGGGGAAGGCACAGTATGCGCATACTGATTCCGCCGAACCTTGAAGGCGCCCGTAGTATAACCATTTCGCTTCCGGGCTCGAACCATTCCATGCGCGGCAGCGGCATTATCTCCAGCCTGTGCTCGTAGTCCATGAACAGCATGGAGCGTAAAAGAGCGCTCATCGCCCACATGACTTTTGGCGATTCTCCCTCCCCATGGGCTCCCCTTGCAGTAAGCGGATTTTTAAAGTCGGTGAAGGTAACGGCCTCTCCCGGCGCCGGGCATAATTTATCGAGGATGGTGAAACAGCGCGTATCACCCGCCAGCAGCAGGTTTGTGGCCAGTACCAGGGAAATATACGAATCCCAGCCGCCGTAAGAAGGATTGTACACCGGCAGCCCGCGGAGGCTGTCGGCCACGAGCGATACGAGGGAACGGGTATCCTCGGGGGTAAGCGCGTTCAGGCCGTGCGGCCACGCCGCGGTGATGCAATATGCCGCGAATTCGGCAGGCATGATGGTTTCGCCCCCGGCGAGCGCCGAAGCGCACCATTTCAGCACTATGCCCTTCAGCCTTGACACCTCCGCCGCATATTTCGTTTCATCGCCGAAGATTCCCGCACAGCGCGCGAGATAGGAGCCATGCCTCAACGCGCCCATCAGGACGGAAAAATCGTGTGCATGGGCGACTTCCATATCGAACCCGTCTATGAAGTTTACCCGTGAAGCCGAATCTATCGAGCGCACGGAGCGGGTGAATTCCGCAATGGAATCCGACAGCCTCTTGATGGCGGGATAGACCTCTTGCAGCGAATCGTCATCGCGGGAAAACAGGAAGTAATCGGCGTACAGGGATACCGTGAATGCCGCGGCAAGATGATCGCGGAGCGAGCGCTGCTCGGGATAGGCGAAATTTTTCAAGTAGTGGGTGGCGATTTTTAAGGCCTCGGCGGTGAAGCCCATTCTCGAGAGGGCGGAGCAGACATGGTACGCCTGCGCGGCAATATCCGGACTTGATCCCCTTGACGAGGATGCCAGGACCCTGGAATAGTGGTGGACGATGGCTGCTTTGCATGCACCGAACATTTCCGTATAAGCCGCCCCCGGCAGGGAGAGCTGCGCCCCGGCGGAGAGTTTCCCGCCGGAGAATTCAACATACTCCCGGGCCGCCTGGTCGTGATTAAAGCGGGCGGATGACAGCGGGCGCGAGCCGGAAAGCCCGATTCTCAGGTTAATGATCCGTGCACCCTTTTTTACCCGGAATCCCAGCGCCATGGTCGCCATTCCCTGGACGCACTGGATCTTCGTGACCCCGCGATCTCCGGTAGAGGGGGTTATATCACC harbors:
- a CDS encoding tetratricopeptide repeat protein is translated as MVTFLVAATIIIGGVVLYLMYIKPKLDPSFRAAAYEKQNMVYEAIIEYKKVLDQRPKDFMAHYRLANLYLQLNEIDQAILHLERVIEINKYNYEIDRLDIEKKLADSYYRRDDVEKAFQTYLDILSVYPGDPDALYHAAFISLGQEEFDFAQKHFERLVKVNKNDFEVFFGAGICSYQNQKLNEAINNFKLAVSINPYSDAANLAMAFANQKKRDFKQAIPYAIALRDRTPDASVKYLALRLHAFLLLQAKKNEEALKVFQEVVDFTRENDMQNELMLALFDIGYANLRSERSTQALEYWNELYRIDKTYNDIYRLVTQLRREIDIDLKSLRDDFEISIMDNIDEWIQNPFPATFLWDICGLKSERKLDLKNIMVTARIARTREGEGTPLAADGDTMELIDKFCQLDSENFRIIANRVVGKMGYKVDQILQTYREADGVDFMAYDAATKDKTLVWVRRWTKTMVGEIPLRNFAQAINDAKAKKGLLVTASDLTEPAKANLDKLPKVNVIFPEELGVHLKGII